TGTTTGCCAagttagtggagtaagagtagcgttcatTCTTCACACgtctactcaagtaaaggtcTGGCCAGTTGAAACCAatcatttttattaaaacgttacgttaagtaaatgtaacggagtaaatctaactttactacccacctctggaaatGAATCATTTAACACCTAAGACCTCTTTGACCATTTTCCATTGCAACTTAGTATTTCCGGTGTATTTAATCAAGTAGACACaacaggtgcacatgattagctTTAGCTGCTTATGACATTAAAGCTTGATTGTATATTCCTCTAAGCTCCTGTTGCCACCATTCATCTGGTCTCCATGACTCTGTCCAACGGAGAGCAGCTGGTGTATTGTTCCTCCAAAAGAGGGGACAACCTTCATTACAGGTGGAGTCTGAACCAAAAACCATTGCTGGACACGGATTTAGTTCATGGACATGTTCAGGCAAGCAACATCACTCTGAAACGACACATCTCAGGACAGCTAGTCTGCTCTGTTCGAAATAACGTCAGTGAAAACCAGGAAGGAGTTTGTCTGTCTTGTGGTGAGTAAGAACACAttgaagttttctcaatgtttaaatagtctacgtatttttattatcattacaaatgcatttacacatcgaaaaaaacaatggaaaagtttgttaaatatatttatcgTATGAGAGGAAAGCGCCactttcgtttacattcagccatagacttcattactatTGACGTGACACTATGTCATTCTTCACatcacgccttatcagaggggacCGAgccgccgagcttcatttagaaatagtcagccgaagacggcacacactCTTTTCAAGCCAGATTCAAGCTAGGATTTTTGGAAGAACTACGAaaactgtaccgcatacaaacaggacggattgtctcaggagttaatttgttcgaggattcaaggcaaatattttatttttcgtatcatgcatgcattttgaaacgctgTGAATAAAAacaatgggagaatgggaactGCTAcggtcattcttcgacatattaagtaaaatagatgcgtaactgcccgtttttttgctctttcaacaaagaatcgagacagttttacgtccatatctacaaagaattcagtgattgaagcatttatttacaagaattttcgccagaaaagctctgtttacgccaggcggccgctagcctcattcgctaacagagtagcattgtacttgacAATACCCgtacaataaatgctaactgctcggTTTCTTCGCTTTTAACCTAGAATCAagagtgttttacgtccatatctatgaaaaatttggggatttaagcatttattcacaagaattttcgccagaaaagctctgtttacgccaagcggccgctagcctcattcactaacagagtagcgttgtacttcgacaatatccgtaaaataaacgctaactgcatggtttctttgcttttaacctagaatcgagactgttttacgtccatatctatgaagaattcggggatttaagcatttattcacaagaattttcgccagaaaagctccttttatgccaggcggccgctagcatcATTCACTaaaagtatatagtgtataatgattataaagggctattttattctataataaattgtgattgtatatataatttattaataatctacttGCATatcatttataattgattctgcatgttttcctcaagtattaagttactGATGTTAAATTAAGTGatatattagctgttgaaaacttgcagtattgaaaaaaaatattaagtggctattttggtcaaaaacttatatgatatgttaaatattgctattgatccttaaAATATAGgtcattatctctgcatttggtgagttttgtgcatctagtgtaaaatctgagacttttaaaaatttttatttaagttgtgttttacttatataacaaataattaatcgggattttataagggaacgactttgaattgtttgatgccgctgctcatggagactcatacagaggggagaacaagtatttgatacactgccaatgggttactccccactgtatatggctaaggtaggtgcctgttttggttataggttggtagcagctttggttttgtaaatatttgaatttgaagtttttgaaaataggcccccttcgaagcggccccgtttcccatgtcatgtcaataggttatgaagtctatgcacggACATGAGTAAAACTTGCATACTGATGCATTCACAGGATCTGTAATTCGCTGCCAACAGACCAGTCGCGCTCAACGCGCTGAAgcgtgttggatttcgcggtgagggtggatttaaaTTCTTCATAACTCCGCATAATTATCGCGCATTACTCGTCTGACAAATAAgttgcccgtgccatcgtcaaaagttgtgtttgactctggtatccgcccccttttatgtgaacgcgcagtaactctgattgGGTTAACACAGGTTCAGCAAATCAacttcataatcagcgtcgtagcaccgattaaCCCCACAGTAgataaccaggttttgtcaagccCGGTTTCCCGCTGGAACCCTGGGTTACTTCTATTTGAAGGGGTTAGGTTGAACCCCGTTCGTAGTACAGGCCACTGAGTGAAACTGTTTCAGGTTGTTTTCACAAGAACTTGTATGATTGTATCTTTTCCATACAGAAAAATTGCTCAGAACACTGATAATTTCCAACGTTTGTGTTCTACCCAACAGATTTAGGGATGATAATTCGTACCAGTGTTTTGTCAGTGATCATTCTCACAGTGATCACAGTTGTGATCTACACTCTGAAGAGAAGCAACAAGACACATGAAggtaaaaaatgtttgcaaacaTTGCAAACAACGTTGCTACATACAGTAAACAAAATTTGAATTGATCTGATTTCTGTGCCACTGTCTCTGCAGTTACAGAAAACCTGGAATTAATTGATGTGAATACATGAGGAGAAGTAGATACAACAGGGAGAAGAGAACAAATATTGCAGAGTAAAAAGTTCAGAGACTTGATGTTGAACTGTAACAGGCAATGTTTATTTTATCAGCAAGCAGAAGATTTGGTCCGATTTCCCTTTAAACAATAGTTGCTAGACGACCTAAATCTTTAGGGGTCTGCAGGAGATGCTTTTATGACATGTGAAAGACAATATTTGTTAGTAATATATTTCATTATACAGTTTTATTTGCAGATGCATTTGCTTTGATTTGAATTTGTTTTACTCATCCGTTGGAATTGCAAATAAGAATCTTTTAATTGAATTCCATGGATAAATAAAGGTTAGAGGAAATAATATGGTACACACATTTTATTCGCGAACATGTGTGATGAATAGTAAATGTTGAGTTGTACCCTAAACTGTACAACAAAATAAAGAGTAAAGTACAAAAGAATATACAATTACTGTGTGTATCTATTTACAATGCTGTGATTTGAGTACATTGTTTTACCAGAGAAAGATAACAGGTTTGAATAAGGCTTGAATTACTTcatttgtgtgtaatgaatctaaaataaacAATAGTTTAATTTTCATTATTACATTTTGGAAAAATAAGGAAAttaatcacaatatgctattttttatcaatattataatttttttttaaaaagaaggaCTACTTGGTATGACTGTTGCAGAAGTAAAAATTCTTTCTCCCTGGCGATCTTTAAgtgagggagttccggcaataaATTCTAACTACTTTCACCTCTGCTCTTAGCACACTTTAAGAATCACTGGACCGTTGAACTGTGATCTGTTAACCTACTGTTTTACCAGAAGAGGGAGCCATAATTGTGGAGAAGGGGCAAAGTAGGAAcgcccatctcagtccccagacctactGTAAACTTACTGAAAACCTGTGATGTGATTTAAAGCAGGCTGTCCATGCTTGGAAACCATCAAACCTGACTGAACTAGAGATGGAAAATGGTAAAAAATACCTTAAACCAGAATCCAAAACAATCATTGTAAGCTATAACAACATTTTtacaggcatttttttttctccaaaaagagAATCTACTAAATATAAATATTGATGTCTTTTATTTATTGCACAATTTCCGCAGTGACTAAACTAAACtgaactttaatatatttaaagtgtgcctcctccgtctggttagaaaaattcagttttattaaaaaaaaaaaaaaaaaaaaaaaaaaaaaacataggcctattgccatatagtatatattatacactctatggaaatatttttttactccactggttactcaacaggctttattcttcctaaaaaaaaattaaaaatcaaaccttaaaaaaaaaaaaaaaaaaaaaaaaaaaaaatatatatatatatatatatatatatatatatatatatatatatatataaaatgcagacccatggaaatggagtccagtcaatacgcacacacagtaggctatgtgccaactcaacgtttttataaattactatcacgacaattgttgttgacaaattgttattcccactaagTTTTTATTCTGATTCAGTGTTCTAGAtttacgcaaacaataaccgcaataaactgacaagctattcagccagcatgtttccagatgcagcagttcaaaactacattcccCATAATGCCTTGCGCGTCTGAGcgcactgatagctaccctgtTAGCGAGTACCGagcgaggcaaaatcaaactttgctataaaagtttacaatcatcggcagcgcaaataTGCGACGCCAAACAGGATTTTCCAGATTAcgccagtacaaatctccgacagaagtcaacagttgccattatatacgtatttatcgtaaaaaactctcAGGCGCAGGCCCTCCtacttaaaatataataatgacattcaaccaaatacacgaacacagaacaattaatacaagactaatacaatatactgcatctctgtttACACATGTAACCCAATATTCAACACACGTGTTTGACATTAACAAGAGAGAAACcaacagaaaggtgtatggagccacgtccTAAAACTCCTTCCTGTAGTCTGATTTCTTGCCAAACTGTCAACCGTcgttagatggtggtaattccacatgaaacaaagggtaaactgccaacaaaaaacaagaagatGATGTTCTCCTTCTCCCATCTGTACTAGTTGGAGCCACAtcaacgcaggcaagcgctgcctcctagcggccggagggattctcttcaaattggtcccgtgaaaaataataaaaaccagacattttcatgaatttatgaaacccggcTGGACGCTCCGGAGAGCACGTAATaagaggacatgtccgggcaaaagaggacgtttggtcaccctatgtaTATGGGTGTCCCTTTCCTTATTACTCAAAGAGAAGAGTTTTCAAATACCTTTTAAAACAAATGGAGTATTTTTGTGGAACAGTAAGGTGGAACTTCAGTACATCAAACCTTTAGATTGACAGAAACTTCACCGGAGCACCTTTGGAATCTTACACTTGACGACTGAACATGCAAGTAGGTTTTTTGTAAGCTACGTATTTTCAGTGGTCTACAATGTCAATGAACATAAACCTAGTGTAAATTTTCACCACGTTTTGCAGGTTTACTGAGTCATTTTCAGATGGGTGTACACCAATATGAAAGCCTTCCTTGATCTGGATGAAACAAGAATAGACTGCGCTGATTCATCCTTCTGCGTTCTGGTTTCGGCAGAGCGATGGCATAGACCCTATGCCGTCATTTCGCATTCAAAGTTTTGCGTCATGGgagcgcgttgctctgtaattcaccaccatgccactagaggggtgtggctttgtctttatatggttttgggggactcttgtcaaaTTCGTTTAGTTTTCCTCCGGTCATTGACAGCAACGGCAATGAAGTGGAACGTGTATATTTGCAGCTGCAACTAATCAAtactgaacaacaaatgttgtgaatacaaatgttgaagtgGAGGTGACACAGAAGTCGTTGgcaaatgtttgaaaaaaagaaaaaaaaaaagcggtgttgttgtgctgaCCCGGAAACAACGTTGTGAGCGGACGAATCACAGTCCTTTGACGTTCATATCACACGCGTTGACGTGATGCGTAGTCAAGATTTTGTGGagttgcacgtcaggctacgtcatagggtcgtaaatcggggctGCATTAATGGCGTAGGTACGCCGTCACCGCTAcgtagaagcataaatcagcctttacTCGCATCCCTCTGGCCAAGTGGCGGTTCCTGGCATGGACGGGTTGGGCAGTTGCCTGGGGTACCAGGTTGCTGGGGAGTGCTAATGCACTACCACATGATTTGAGCAACATAGACTGcaaatattttacagcaataacACCCACCAGTTGCTTTGTGGCACTCATGAGAAAGAGGAACAATTCCCATTTACAATGTGTAGCAGAAGAAGCTCACATCCACCATAGGCTGAGATTGAGGGGGGACGTGTCCCCCCGGAgtccccaaaatgtcattgcatgtaattgactttcctatgaaTTAatataaaggggaagttcataattgcatgtaattgactttcctatgaaGGAatataaaggggaagttcataaTTCTTAAAAATAAGGCTCAATCTtatagttagcgggggtttaaccctttaacgacACGAATAGTGTCAAGATGTATACACACGGACACACATACGCccccccatatatatatatatatatatatatatataaacttacTACTAAGTTAGTAAGTCTAACacagataagactgaaaaagcagtttctgctcttgcactcctctttaaaagaaactgctgtatttgaagccaaaagaactgttgtgtttgattgaacaatatgtctatatgctgccatagcagattcatgggacattaagcccctgaactatttttaatttgtccctttaacCTGGAAcctcccgtttacagacgttgcgcaaccgcttttgttttaacccagccataaaacgaaggtaattaattcaaaatgtctgtcattttaaacttaaaatcataaattgatgtctaatatttcgtttaaaaataaaaaacgactttaaaaaaattattcacttgcatattttaaacttttaaacaaattacgtcacaatgaaaaaaatggcgtctgtaaaaaagtcacagatatctacctcatacccagacccggcggcatgggcaggcattagggggccgggcccaccctgagagactgctgtgcccgccctagctcgattagactgtactgtgtaattttttatatatatatttttttaatcttccacaaaaacacacacacggagaggacgaaccctctattccagtgtttttcaaccgattgtgccgccgccgtgagagatcatcaggcgtgccgcgagaaattatccaatgtcgcttttttttttaacatcatcgggcaaagttgcagtgggaaggaaggagtaggcaaAAAGTTCTCGGTTGTAGGCAGATGAGCGAGGCATTGCTCGTgatgcgttcaagaactgctcggatttctagccatcagccaccttgctctccacaacaatgtggaccccagcaagtCTACTGTTCATCATttcactcgtcaagtgtcgatatacacaaaagtgtcctttccattttattcaTATGTGACGCCCGTCAATCCTccctctgtgttttattccaacacattatcgaggacagcaaggtgggcgATGGCTaggaatccgagcagttcttgaacgcgacacgagcggctATCTAGCGCCATGGCGCAATACCatacaagcttaaacgtcatctccaaatgaacgCCCGTCACTTCAGAACAAGTCGatagactattttgttcgccttcgtgaaaacacagagaaatgggctgcttttatttttagaaaacctacaaaggtaaataagaaagccctgaaagccagttactttgttgctaaatccaaaaagtcccaaactgtggcagagactttaatactacctgcctgcagagccattgtcagcgagatgaccagccctgatgtgcttaaagacattgctcaggTCCCCCTGTCTGCTAATTCtgagtttttcaagcctaactgcaaaacaaaattagaaaatgaaaacagagagagactgagagctgttgaagaagattcaTGCCAGTTTTTTGGCTTTGTATTAATCTtagcaggctcaagtttcacactgagtaagtataaatactgagaaattatttttttaattaaatatactgtacagaaagtaattttggaacattttggtgaggtgtgccgcgagattttttctcaTATAAAAATGTCCCATGACTGAGAAATAGtagaaaaacactgctcaattCATTCTATCTTGAGCTGTCGTCATTCAATTCAAGCAATCTGAGCAGCGAAtgaaggcaatttctagccaatcacagataaggggggcgggccgagtagccggccatttggtactgcgattggatagggattgcttcggttacagaaatggcgattgagcggctcctctgttgctaattcaaattggaatggacatccgTGTTTTATTCAAGAATCTAAAGacgaactcaagccatgacaaagacggggccgaaagtcaacattaagggatagcgctgccacctcctgcagttTAACTGACTGACACcatcatcagaaaatataacgggtaaaaacgccactgttcaggctaaatttacgttgaagaagtgtgccccccccaaaaaatgtaatgccccccctgtaatttctttctgcagccgggtctgctcataactatcgcttaattgtatttttttgttactgttgcattttctccgatatgttagatgatagataattgatccaaacgaagaaaaattgaaaaaaaagatttttaaaagtgtaaatatatgaaaaagaaaatcttgatcactctttgatgtctgcgatttctgcatcgcgatccttgttatacgaccatgtttcacccataaaatccccccaaaattcagctgtggccattcacagccgtgtcttgacactcggcaagaaatgctacatggaatttttggatcgaaacaaggtaagtacgcgataatatctcgttaaagttgtggcgtctgtaattctgctctcaagtgctctcacttccagatgggattttgctgtttaaaaaaaaattttttttaaatgccctcctgttcaaaaattttcttcccccagaaaattgagattttaagctttccaatgatgtatcacgcatgcatgcatcggacaattttgaaagtatatttatgtacagtggggcaaataagtttttagtcaaccaccaattgtgcaagttctcctacttgaaaagattagagaggcctgtaattgtcaacatgggtaaacctcaaccatgagagatagaatgtggaaaaaaaaaaacagtaaatcacattgtttgatttttaaataatttatttctaaattaaagtggaaaataagtatttggtcacctacaaacaagcaagatttctggctgtcaaagaggtctaacttcttctaacaaggtttaacgaggctccactcgttacctgtattaatggcacctgttttaagtcattatcggtataaaagacacctgtccacaaactcagtcagtcacactccaaactccactatggccaagaccaaagagctgtcgaaggacaccaaagacaaaattgtagacctgcaccaggctgggaagactgaatctgcaataggtaaaaagcttggtgtaaagaaatcaactgtgggagcaattattagaaaatggaagacatacaagactactgataatctccctcgatctggggctccatgcaagatctcaccccgtggtgtcaaaatgataacaagaacggtgagcaaaaatcccagaacgacacagggggacctagtgaatgacttacagagagctgggaccacagtaacaaaggctactattagtaacagaatgcgccgccagggactcaaatcctgcattgccagacgtgtccccctgctgaagtaaGTAtacatccaggcccatctgcggttcgctagagagcatttgggtgatccagaagaggactgggaaaatgtgttatggtcagatgaaaccaaaatagaacattttggtagaaacacaggttctcgtgtttggaggagaaagaatactgaattgcatccggagaacaccatacccactgtgaagcatgggggtggaaacatccttttttggggctgtttttctgcaaagggaccaggatgactgatctgtgtaaaggaaagaatgaatggggccatgtatcgagagattttgagtgaaaatctcgttCCGTCAGCAAGGAAGGAAGGAGCAAgcaagacgtggctgggtctttcagcgtgacaatgatcccaaacacacagccacggcaacaaaggagcggctttgtaagaagcatttcaaggtcctggagtggcctagccagtctttagctctcaaccccatagaaaatctgtggagggagttgaaagtccgtgttgcccagtgacagccccaaaacataattgctctagaggagatctgcatggaggaatgggcgaaaatatcagcaacagtgtgtgaaaagcttgtgaagagttacagaaaacgtttggcctctgttattgccaactaagtgtacataacaaagtactgaaatgaacttttagtattgaccaaatacttattttccaccatgatttgcaaataaattctaaaaaatcaaactgtgattttctggtggttttttttccacattctgtctctcatggttgaagtttacccatgttgacaattacaggcccctctaatattttcaaatgggagaacttgcacaattagtggttgactaaatacttatttgccccactgtatatacggtatatatatatatatatatatatgtatatatatatatattagggctgtcaaaattatcgcgttaacgcgcggtaattaattttttaaattaatcacgttaaaacatttgacgcaattaacgcacatgtcccgctaagACAGTatcctgccttttggtaagttttacagcaaggttttttgtgctgtcaaacagcgaactcttgtggtcgctttgcgacatggtttattgctttcttgcaagttcaatatggctgcacgacgtctcgggctgacgcctacgttgtaatgttgtgcttatatgacaagatttgtccgtaagtatggttgttgtaaagaatgtacatattatgttagtaagcgaaatgttatattttttgtatgagacgcttgttgtttatgtttagtgaacctgtatagcgtgctaagctaacgttgttactaatgcaatgcttgtgtactttttttttgtagtttcactacggtctaaagaggacagtggtttgaggctattttattaataaatcagatgaaaaaggaagaagtctgattgttaaggcgtcgttcactagctgtctagctttggaaaaagtagacgcttcggagtgaggacagcatagacagttttaaatgacagtagagtgaaatgcccactacagtccttatgtaccgtatgttgaatgtatatatccatcttgtgtcttatctttccattccaacaaattatttcacagaatatatatacagtataatttacagaaaaaaatggcatattttatagatggtttgaattgcgattaattgcgattaattacgattaatttttaagctgtaattaactcgattaaacattttaatcgtttgacagccctaatatatatatatgtttcctcctcgttccaaccaatAATGTCAAAcctataattctattaaaagatttatgtaagattttaaagtatacacatgagaaaatattactgtgcaaaaatttaacttattgctcttcaaatgtgaacaagtagttaattctaacatctaaataatgaccgattgtctgacattgtgtaatcctAAActtttaggtatttactctgtaagtaattgttgctaagttgcacaaaaatgcctttaaaattaAGCTGTTCCTAAcctaacattactacactgcaaaaacacacctccttaaaactagttcaattcccttgttttcagtgtaaatgaaatcggtgtttagccttggatggagtttaccacccactttgggctgcattcccaaacaacccaacTCCGGGAAGGCTGCAGCGTCTCTCCATCGTCACAAGCGCTGTAGTGTAGCTTCATTTATGTGTGTTGctttagcattcgcgttagcagtagcctcgtattcgttccaaaaatctttgtgatgcagcttTAAATGGCTGATCGGGTTTAGTGctgttgaatgaggacgctttttttccgcctcgtggaacttctgcagtgcatgtttgagagttttgttttttttcacacactgaAAAATCCAGCCACGCTAGTGCAGAGCCGCCATGATCTCCACTCCAACTGCCTCTGTTatttaactccgcctcctcaacccctcctccctcaggggcttcagagaggggaggcgttgaggaggcggcggtgCTGAACTGGACAAAActgcttcggttgcgcacatttggaggctaaatcaagtatataattatcggattgcattattggttgaattttttaaaatctggattatctgtgtgacgtcataattgccgtcattggccgataattatcggccacaaaaatcaaactccgCCAATGCCATCCACTCCACAAGCAGTGACAAGTAATGGCAGGTCATTAGATCTAAATGTTATTCAAATTCAGGGGTGGGCATACCATTCCTCGAGGTCCGCAGTGGGTCccagtctttgttccaactcatCCAGCacggacagtttaaccaatgaggtttcagcagaaacaagaagcacctgactgcagtcaCCGATTGcaattgtaaaacaccagattggtgaaaaggtgatcTCTTAATGGGTTTGACAAACACCC
This Corythoichthys intestinalis isolate RoL2023-P3 chromosome 11, ASM3026506v1, whole genome shotgun sequence DNA region includes the following protein-coding sequences:
- the LOC130924459 gene encoding uncharacterized protein LOC130924459, with product MRATAGLVILLFTVSQGVSEPCDGRKEGAQCYGQLDGEIEIKLMDIVPNYFNWDKDRDVHYKWRNGTFRYLHPLRFSFTPSNGTIKMVNLKRTDGGIYTLTIFENEVSIGGRRMQLFIEAPVATIHLVSMTLSNGEQLVYCSSKRGDNLHYRWSLNQKPLLDTDLVHGHVQASNITLKRHISGQLVCSVRNNVSENQEGVCLSCDLGMIIRTSVLSVIILTVITVVIYTLKRSNKTHEVTENLELIDVNT